agttggaatggtcagccgatatcaatcaaatccaggaccaaaacattggcaagctgtaaagcatattctcaagtatcttaggagaacgagagattatatgcttgtttaccatagtgaggatttgattcccattggctatacagattcaaaCTTTCAGtgagatctagatttcagaaaatccacttcaggatgtgttttcaccttgggaggtggagccataagttggaggagcgttaagcaatcttgtattgtggactccaccatggaagccgaatacgttgctgcttgtgaagcagcaaaggaggctgtttggctcaagaaattcctttctgatcttggtgttatgagaatggagcaagttcccatcacattgttttgcgacaatagtggagcggttgcacaatccaaagatccaaggaatcacaagaaaggaaaacacattgagaggaagtaccacatcattcgagacattgttgctcgtggagatgttgtggtactaaagattgaaagtgcaaataatctagcaaatccctttaccaaagtcttgcctcaaaggactttcgagtcacatttggaaggaatgggagttagattagtgcacaatagtctttagggcaagtgggagattgttaggattagtgcccttaaatcctattgtatgatgctatgtataatattatgtatgacattatgtatgacatgatgtatgacttaatattgtgattgataaagttattttattattatctaaaatagtggtaacatgaatatgagacattatcatatagtccatgagatgcattgtatgtgatttatgtgaaaagtcacagaagatgtaaatcacaagttcattgtaaacttagaatttatagttcgtagtcggtgatgaaattgggcatttcatctgcgaagactataacgtgtcaactaatatgatttgtcttaatcatggaagtggagacttctagttgatatgttgatatgttttaagagttaagacatattgaacaggaccgctgtgagatttattattctcctaacgactgtcaaatgaatagtaaatctcacgacttctatttgcatgaactcttaatcctgagagaataatggacctgatcatgaagtgtaggttgctttgatatatcaggagtgagatctaaagttacggtcaaaacctcagtatgttgggcagccacatttagtgttgatggaacatatattctcaagatggaattcatagtctcttgatggagatataaaatattcccttgagataagtttaatggattcagttattcagagagttaggcctaaccactttagtaagaaattgctaaagtatatatttatgaaattggatttcataaatatataatgaataactttaaagaattaaaccgggtactcaagggtaagatgtagtaatttacaaagtggcagtctacgtttatgactttgtattactacgaatattttatgaaggagttacgtgtataataaagtctcgggatataatttattaataaggcctagagtgcaattatatttatatagtggtattaaatataattaatggtaactttggacttgtcaagagttgatggaaaagcccaaggcccattggagctagtgtcttattgttcccttttggtcccactccaagccacacactaaagcccaattggaaaggcccaataggccagcctaattagataatcagttagttataaagggagaaacatacagaatttttattagagaaaagtgaaaaagaaaataagtaacggtgtgtgagagagtgtgagacacactttcattctccctttgaaaactgattgagagaccacacatcttgggcgtaaagtggaattggagtgaagattaaaagtgttcccaagtgcttctaatctttgttttgaatttctccacaccaaggtacgctatcttgttcttaaattctaaaatttacatagtgcacgttatcaaccatgaatgaaatagatccttgtttgttgcttccgctatgtattttgtataagatacaaaaccagaatttttccttcaccatGCTAGGCAGCAAGCAAATCCTTTCCACATCTTCAAGGGTGACTGTAGTCTCAccctaaagaaaaaaagaaagtgtgGGTATCGAGATTCCAACGGCCTACTAGAAATCGAAGTGCTCTAATATCTCTATACATGTTTCACCTACGAAACACAACTATGGCTTCGAAAATCTTGGCATTCCTCAGAATTTGATAGAACCCTTCATCGGTAACCTCTTGCTCCACCCAATCGGACCAACCAACGGTTGTGCCACAAGGACACAAAAATTGAATAGGTGCTTGCAGAAGCTCTTTCTGCTAGAACCGCAAGTCCATTATACCAGAAACGGCTGGAACCCATGCTGTCTCTTGACTGGGGGCTTCACCCTTCAAAATCCACTTCTTTGGCACACCGGGTAGGCTAACCTCGAGAGCCCCAACTTTTGGAAATAGAGAATTTGAGCAATACCACGGGTCTTACAGCAACAACAAAGACTCTCCTAGCCTAACCTCCACACCAGCACCCGCAGCAACTGCCTTAGTTACGCCCCCAGTCGTAGCCTCACTTCTTGGCACAACCACCCCAGCGGTACCAGTATCACTAGAACCCAACGGTTCTTCTCTTTCAGCCATAACTCACAGAACCAGAGatattattttctcataaacaaaaaagaggcaaaaaaaaaaacactcactgCCACCACGGGAAGCAAAAGAAGTTATGAGTCTTTCTCTCACTTGGCCAAAATCAacaagggaagaaagaaaaaactcaGATTCCCTCTTAACCCGGCCGAAGCTCTTTGTTTCTCTCACTCTTGGCCAATGGCAaggaaaagaaggaagaaaaggctctatttctctctctgcTTTGCTAAGAATCTCAGTCACTCTCCTTGCCCTGGTTGAATTTTGTGTTATTCTCTCAACCTTGGccgaaaataagaagaagaagaaaaggatcTCTCTCTGTGCtttaatctctctattttttggtccaagcaaaaataaaagaagaagtaaCAAAGGCCAGCCTTTTACTGGTAAACGTGAAAGTTGCAAGTGACAAGACATGGGGAAAACACTAGCATTTAATGCAAAGAAACCTGAGGGAATAACTGAAAGTGCTAAACGTGGGAAAGTTGCAAGAGCCCACTATTCACAATTGCCACCAAATTTCAAACTTGCACATGTGACCAAACACAAACTGCTCACATGTGACTTgggggctaaatgttgaggtacaaatttttGGGCCCTAATTTCATTAGCTCACTCCCTAAAAAATACCCACACAGGCCCATAAACCATTTTGAGGCCACATAAATATTTCTTATGTACTATCCAAATACTCTCTATATTATTGCCCAACTTGGGCTCCCACAAATATTCCCTATATAAGTCCTATAAATTACCTTGGGCCCTCTCACAAATATTACCCATTATATCCCACAAATTATCTAACTtgggttttcacaaaaatacTCATCGCATTACTACCAAAATTGGGCTACAAAATTATACTTTCAccacaaaaagcccaaaatcatTTAACTTGTAGGTAAaacccaaaaagcccaacaaaactCTCTTGTAAAGcctgttgctacacggcaccaataaagcccattgctacacggcactcttacaaagcccgttgctacacggcacctttaaaagcccgttgctacacggcaatattcttacaaaatcttacaaagcccaaatattatctTGGCACCTATttcacaaagcccaaatactattttggcaccTATTTTTAAAAGTCCAATATTATTTTCGCAACTACtcataaagcccaatattattttggcaccTATTTTACATATACTAAAGTCCCTCACTCATGGGAAATATAATCACTCATCCCTCAAAAAATACTTCTctgataaaatttataaaagccCATGTATATCACCCTTAGCAAAACTCTTCATTTTGTAGGGATAACCAAGCCCAAAGAAGCTCAATTACAAGGCTCAGCTGACCCAACCCAGCTCACATACAAATCCTAGCAGCTGAAGCTCACGTGAGCTGACCAGTCAAGTTTTAGCACAACCTGACAACTGGAGCCCATTGTCATCAGTTCCAACTTGTCCAATCAAATTAGAAGAGGACATGTGTCCGACAGGGGTTAAACCCTTCTTTGACAAGCTGATTTCCATCATTTCTCATATGACACAAATCCCAGCAGCTGAAACTCACATACAAATCCCAGTAGTTGAAGCTCACGTGAGTTGACCAGTTAAGTTTCAGCACAACCTGAGAGCTAGAGCCCATTGCCATCAGTTCCAGCACAACTTGAGATGACATGACATAAAGTTGGGAAGCTTTAGCCTGCTATCTCCCCTTTCTTCTCCAACCTATTCGGTCAAGGGCTAAGGACAGCCATAATCAGATCATGAAATCTCCTACAACAACTTGAAAATAGCTCATTATCTTGCAAAAAATGTGTACTTTCTGGTTCATGGACCAAGCACATGAACTCAAATGAGGAAACTTAAAggaaatgtggtttggagggcaccaAAGGGATCTCCAGCAGAGTTCCCAGCAAAGAGTTCTAACATTGACACCTAGCTTAGGGTGATACAATTTGCCTTAGGGAGCTCTGATTCTAGTAGCAACAAAACCAAGATCATTAGCCTAATATATGCCTTAATACCATTAGCTGAGCACAAATCAGCATTTTATACTAAGTCAGAACCTTAGCTGTTATTACCCAAAACAGTAAGAACATTCTAAAAATTGAGCTTACCACTCTTGGTCCAAATCCTAGGAATAATTTTCTAAGAATTTTCTGAAGATTGAGGCTGATTTAGCAAAGATTATTTGCTAATCACCCCCTAAAACTCAACTATAAATAGAAACTCTCCACCAACACTCCAACACACACTAAGAGACACCAATAGGGAAGAACTCTCTAAAAAACTTCTCTATTCTCTTCTCCTTAATTCTCTAAAAACTCTTAAGTGAGGTTTTAAGTCCCTGAGTTATTAGTTTCAAACTTAGAAACTAATCTCTTCAGCCTATAGCTCACAAATACCCCTCACATCTCTACTTATAAGCTTTCACCCGTCCCCAGCAGAAAGTCCCAGCAGCTTCACTAAACACTCTCTCCCACTACTCATACTACTTGAAATGTCCCTCATTACTCACTATTTATACTATATCCATGAGCATATCTTGGCACCATAATGATCTTGCTGCACTAgctggaatctctctctctcctttcatcTCACACTAAGTTTTCCTCATTACTTGTTATAATGGAGCctataatatttatttactcATTTACTATTGAAGGATATGATGTATTTGTTACTATAGAGTCTTTCCCTCATATTATTGTGTTTGAAGACTCTTCTTCAGAGCCAATGgatgatgagtttgaagatgtaGATACTTACCTTAATTTGTGAAACAGCTAACGactggaggtttattctattaTGTCTTATTTTACCGCTAGGACAGCTTTCTGCTGGAACATTTTACCATTGGGATATTTTACCGCTGGGATATCCCACTGTTGGAATATTTACTGATGGGCTATTTCTTTATTGCAGTTTACTTTTTAATCATGCTGACGTATCTGTTGTAGGAAGGATTTTTGGGCCATCTTATAATCCTTGTCAGTCTCAACCTAGGCCTAAGGCATAAAATAAAGTGAATTCTTCAAATCTTCATCGATAGCCTTTGGGCCGTGCTTTGAGTCTATTGTTGAGTTTTAGTTTAGGCCCCAAACCCAACACAAACCTCATTTGTCGGAAGGAAGATTTTTCTACCCTCAACAAAGGGTTATCTTTACTAGTCGCAGACTCACGCGATGtgtggaaatatatatatatattaatagagaAAGTTCAAATAGAATTTGATATTATAATCTAATTTTAcgtcatgtgtctaaatttatgtgtaAATCACACCATAATTATCTACTTAAATTCGTGTCATGtatccacttaagttttttaatctttgtacCAAGCGAGTTAATGAATGCGAAATACTAAGAATATAATATCAAtgaactacaaattttttttaaaaaaaaccattcacACATACTCAATAATAATCACCACTCAACAAATATCACCACAcattttatcttattaaaaattagaaaaaaatgatcataagtagtactaaatttaggtaagaactttaatatgtgactaattacgtctactttaaaaaaaaaatttgaataattatttatatattttttataaaaaatgtttttaattttaaatgtatctgtATGTATGCATTTgttacatgctattttttttttaataatttatattcttataataaaaattgtgtttaatttaaaatgtatcCATACGTTTACATGGGTTAcatgctagtatatataaattataacatGTAATGgggtgtaatatataaaaaggaaTACTTACTTcaagtattttcattttaaaaaaattacaagtatttttttttttatctttttatcaatacaaatatatcattctattatttatttttttaaggtgaacacccttttaactttttttttatagtgtgTTATATTTGCCTAATATGcaactaaactttataagtttcaaattaattattcaaatttctcatctccTAAGGAATAtgaaaattatcataataatcaaaactcatcacaaaattacaatgttatcttaaccaaaattaaaatgaaaccaaaagaataaaagataaactttataataatttattattcaaacaaTTGGTAGGCATATCCAAATTCATAGCCATgtaaattgtgttttgatataaacccaaaatttttgttttttttaaaaaaaactaagtattaactcaaaccaaaattcaaccaaagctataaaaggaagagagaagacCTTGTAATGGGAAATTGAAaaacacaataccaaaacacatatttttattaaaaaaaaccatcaaccttaattagagttgtaagaaagaaaaaaaaaattcaaagagagagagagagagagagagagagagagagagagagagtgtgtctACTCACAATCTTTGCGTGGAAATAATGtggattgaatgaaaaaaattatatcaaatttatacaaaataaaatgggaagaaaaagaatcaaattataaaaaaagagaaaaggatgAAGAAAGTGTAATAGTGAAATACAGAGTAGTGGGGGAGGTAAAGAGGCAAAGGGAAATGTTGGAGAAAATGTAACTATAGGTGTGGATTAATAGGGAGAAGaagaggtttttgtttttgttattatttttttttttgagagtagagagaagaaaagtttaaaagagaaaataagtgGATGATGTGGCTTAATAATTGAGTAGCAAAATTtattgcctatatatatatctatatatatatatatatatatatatatatatatatatatatatatatatagaatgatgaaaagaaaacgACACTCAGTGTTTAAAGGAGCTTTCAATATAGACAATAGATAATTAGAGTTTATGATGACATGTAGTGCATCACATTGGCCACAAATAATTAGTTTTGCAATGGACAATCAataaagatggaaaaaaaaaatactgacaCAACCGCTGATATGGCTCAACTTGAGagtagtaacaataaatgctaagctttagtgtttttattttatttatatatatatatatatatatatatatatttatatagatttgGCGAAAGGAAAATGAAGGCAATAAGGTGTATGAATTTGTGATACCCTAGCACAAATATTAACATGAAGTCAGAAAAATCAAACCTTtacattttgtttatatttcaaatatttcCACAGTCATCAGCAGTCTCATCGGGGTACTACTTGAGAAATTGTTGCATCATCTACTGAACACATCTTTTCCTGCAATGGACatttttcttcctcattttcaTCAATTTGAATCGAAAAGGCAGGCTTTTTAGGATTGCTAATGGCTCCAGTTTCATTCTTGAGCATTGAAGAAACCTCTAACATGGATGGTCTATCAACAGGGTTTTCCTGGACACATAAGAGGGCCACTTGCATGCATCTTAGGAGTTTATAATAAGAACAAGAATCATCCAGTGATGGATCAATAAACTCGAACCCTCTGCCCTCTTTCCACAGCTCATATGCCTGCAATAATTACCACATTTATAGCTCAAATACAAAActtcaaattacaataatttaaatcaCAATATGCTAGAATCATAGAAAGTATTACCAAGTAATTCACTTACATAGTCTAAAAGGTTCAAATTATCATGTGTCCCATAATATCGTGTATTTCTCTTGCCACTTATGATTTGCAAAAGTAGAactccaaaactataaacatcgAATTTCATGGAGTATATTCCTTTTTTTACATATTCCGGAGGAACATAACCACTGCAAAGCATGTCATAATGAAAATGATGagtattcaaaaataaataaataaataacagtTGTATATTTCATTAACGGGCATTTTACTTACTACGTTCCAACAATCCGACCTGTATTTGCTTCATGTTCATCCTTTCCAAAAATTCTAGCCATCCCAAAATCTGATATCTTAGGAGTCATCTCATTGTCCAGTAAAATATTACTAGCTTTTAGATCACGGTGaactataataaaatttgagtaTTCTTGGAGATATAGAAGGCCCTGAGTAACACCTTCAATGATGTCTACACGTTTCCTCCAATCTAAAAGAGAGCATCTAGGTGGATCTGCAGCAAGTCAAATTAGTACTttattagttattaaaaaatgtgGGGGAATGAAATTCACAAATAATGACCCCTCTTTGAACTTAATTGTCTAGCTTTGGTTCTTTGAAGCTTTAAATGAATGCCATCCTCTTGGCGATGTTGTGGAAATGGTTAGACCCATTTAAGCTTTTGAGTAAAAAATTACAAGTTACTCAGCATATGTATGCAAAAACTATGATGCGAAGCATGAAAATTAATTTGCTGACCAAAGAGGTAGAGATCCAAGCTTCTGTTTGGCATGTATTCATAGATCaacatattttcttctctctcagtGCAATATCCCAAAACTCTAACTAGATTTACATGTTGCAGTCTTGCCGTAAGTGTAATCTCATTTTTGAACTCTTCAAGGCCTTGGTTTGAAGTTCTTGAAAGTCTCTTTACTGCTATCTCCTGTCCATTCCGTAACTTGCCCTATGAAACCAACATTCGTCGTTAGTATTATATGCCAAAGATAGACATTTGAGCCATACGCAATTCTGATCATTATTTACCCCAATAATATTATCTGATATAACTATCAGTTGAAATATAATGTGCACAAACAGACACGTGCTAATGTCTAGTCCCTTTCACAGTGCAGCTGTTCAGAGAAAAGATGATAGCTAGAAGGAAGGGTAAGACAAACAGATTGGCTATTCGGTATGAGGTCTTAAACTAAAACAAACATTTTTCAGAAGACAATGTTATCAGCATAAGAATCCTCATAAAGAGTTGGAGATTATCTGTAGCAATCTCTTGCAGAAGGGTTGCTTATGTATTCAGcgaaaaatggaaagaaaaattgGTTGCTTATGTCTTCAAGTTAATATTACATAATAATTTTGATGGGAGGGGGATTTTAACCCTAGATGTCTCCATTGGAAACACTAGGAGATGCCAACTaattgagctacaaagctcttggCAATATTACATGATATTTTAAAAGGGAATTCTATAAATTGTGTCAAGCATGCCTTTTATACAGAGTTAAGCATGCAAAAAGTAGTGCACTTATTGTGGTTGGAGAATTTTAATAAGCTAaaagaagatctgaaaccttCTAATGGGATGAAAATAAAACGAAGTGATTCCTCACCCAACTTATCCTGATCTCCCTAGTTTCCACGATCTGACATTGAtggacagttttttttttttttggtaaaatagtATTTGGACtctattttaaaatcaatatccACATAAAGTATTAAACAATGGATGAATTGCCAAATAATACCTTGTAAACAGGTCCGTATCCACCTTTGCCAAGCTTATTCTCACTTGAAAAGTTATTGGTAGCTGCATTAATGGCAGAATAACTGAAAACTTGCAGATTAGAAGCATTGTCGTTGAGGTCTTCAGCAGCTAATATTTTAATTCGGACTTTATATAACAATCTTTTGACTCTATCTATACAGCCtgtaaccaaaaagaaagacaagagACAAATGTTTAGTATCTCCATCTTATATATGGATGTTGTGAACTTTATCATGAGGTAGTCTCAGAGTTGTAAAAATTACATCTTGACTTGATGACTCTGCTCTGTAAGTAACATATAATGCTGCTCAGCAGAAGCATGACTGCAACGGCTGTAGGCAGAATTATTAACAATCTATGACTCTTATTATGTTGATCTTCATCTTCCCCTTGAGCTGCAAAGGTATTTCAATTATGTTGATTAGAATGTCTCAAGAGGATGCGTTATGCGTAATATGTGCACATGGGCAGGCTGCAAGAATATAACGATAAACTagaatattacaaaaataaataatttgtgatCAAATTCAGAACCAGGCCTTTTGGCAAAATTGTAATGATAAAGTTCTTATGGCcttaaatgtaattttatatatggtctaaattctaatttaaccaccattaactatatttctGATATATCACTCTCTTCATGTGGCAAGTACAAGCTCAATGAGATATCAAACCCAAAGCATGAACTCTGTTTTACTAAACAAATGATTATGATATTCAACCCCTGTTCCCTAATTTAGCAATTTTAGTAAGCAGTTAGTTGGGGTCACAACCGAAACCTGAGTCTGTCTCCAATTGTCGGGAAAAACTATCCACTTCATGGTGAGAGCAAAGTCTCAACCAATATTGCTAATCAAGAGTGAATTTACCAATACAAAGGTAAAGAAAGTTAACCGCAACAAATACCAAGGCTAAGCTAGCAAGATATGTAATATGGAATGTAAGAGACAAACCATCAAACACATAGAGGCCATACAAAATATGTTCGATGATTTACCTCCTAAATTTCATATTACATATCTTACTTGTTTAGCCTTACTATGTGTTGGGGCTaactgtttcttttttcttttttctttttttgttaggtaAATAGGGTGAGTCTGTCTGGTTGAGTTTGAACCTTAATGCCCAGATACCAtatagatgttttttttttggttggacaATTAAATAGTTACAATGGGGGCCATGGGAGATGAGAATTTGAATCTTGGATGTTTCCATTGAAAACACCAGCAAGTGCCAATTGAGCGGTAAGACTCTTGGCTACCATGTTAGAATCACTGGGATATGCCTTGAACGCTTGACTAATTTCTATAAGCTTATGTGTTAGTAAATTCACAAGTGCTTGATAATCTGGTTGGATGAGATGAGACTTTGCTCCCCACTAGGTAGTTTTTTCCAACACCAATATCATAAATACGactatatcaaaataaaaagaaaaagaaaatgaccaaTGGATTCCAAGTAGTACATTGTAACCTACCTGCTCTGGAAAGCACCCAATTATCATCATTCCCGACTTGAAACACATTGAAACCAAGTAGCCCGCTCTGCCTTGCATAAGAAACTTTAGCTTTAACAGCCTCCACATCGTCATAGTTGATCCAAGTCGGCCCAATTGTGCAGAAATTCACTACATAGGTAGCATTATACACTGAAGCAGCTTCAGAAGGAAAGCTTCTAAGATACGATTTTATGAACTTATAACCCATGGAACCGTCGGCTGTAACAGCTGGACCGATAGCTGGTGCACCCATTGCATTGTTATTGGGGTCCAAAAGTGTCCACGCATAACCATGGTAAGCCAAGCCCAAAACCAATTTGCTAAGCAAAAATCCTCTTCTCTTCCACTCTTTTATGCCACTATCAGTATTAGCCCCATTCATTGGGTCATATAAAGCCGCATGAGTGTATGTGAAATTGTCGATTCTAGGCACATAGTAGTCATATGCTGTAACATGTACCCAATCCAAGTTTTTCATCATGGACTCAATTGGGTAACTCACTGAATCCAAAGCTGGCAAGTAATAACCAGACATGACCAATAGCAACTCTGACTTGCTAGAGTTTTTTGCCTCAGAAACCACAGCAATTCGCCACTCGTTCAAAAGGGTATCTAAATTGGTCATATCCGAGCTTTTGCTTGGCAGAACCCCACAAAGGTCTATGCCATGAAACCCATAAAACCTTGCTGTTTCTATAGAGGACTGAATAAAAGAATTTCTAAAAGCGGACTGGTTGATCATTGACAAGAAGATTGGAGAGTCTTCTCTGCCAACCCATACGGACAAAAGCGTTGTAACCAATGGGTTCTTGAGCTTTACAGTGTTGGTGAAAGTAGAGAACTTTTGTTCGGTGGAGGAGTTGATGGAGAGGTGGTAGTTGGAAGAGTTTATGTAAGCAAAAGCACATAGTAGGTGAGTAAAGAGCTTAGAGTTTATGTCAGAAATGACAGTTTCACTACCTGAATAATAATAACCAGCTTTAATCCAGGATTGTTGGGTTGAACAGTAGGATTTGAGTGGCAGAAAGTGGAGAAGGAAGAGTAATGTTACAAGTTTGGACGCCATTGAAAAATGATGTCTGATGCTTTGGTAGTTGGTACCATGTAAAAGCGTAGCTATTTAGCTAGAAAGAAACAAGACCATGACTCcataaggaataaaaaaatgctaaggaaTAATCTACAGTGACTTGTGTTCTAGATTTCGTTGGAGAATAACAATTCTTTACGGACTTTGGGAAACGTTGAGAATTCAAACTCCTGACGTGGCGCCTCGAAGTTTTTGGTTGCATTTTTCATGAGGTTGATTGCAGGGCCGGCTCCACATGTGAAGCAACTGATGCGGAGTAGAAAAAAAGGCTCCAAATTTAAACTGataggatttaaaaaaatattataatagtattaattaaattcaaatattagtctataaataaaataatattttttatcaaataaaaaaaaatgttacatttacaatactttcaaaataaatcataattgGTGAGTTGTTACAAAGTATTattgatgacaaaaaattaatgtcagtgatgagttcaaattaaaatcagtaacaaATTAacacataaaatttattatgaatataacatttctaaaaaaaaaaagagcaaaagaaaaaaaaattcataacatttttcacaagtTGAATTGACAAACttttactaatttttctttaagtccattactaacatcattttttttacttaccactatcaattTACCACATGAACAGGTTTGAAAAGTTTcgtcaaattttttgtctataaactttcaaaaaaaaatctacattgttcatgttaattagtagtaattttgcatctaaaataagataatagaatttaaataatatttaatttttttaaaaatcatttaaatatataaagcCTTAATTTCGATTTTCGCCTTAAACTCCCAAATACATTAAGCCGCCCCTGGTTGATTGTGCATTACCAAAACGATAAATATGTAATAAAGCacacattttttaataattaaaatcgcgagttaaaaatatgatttcagTTTTACATTCatgatttcaattaaaaaaataggtgTGTATGATGTGTAA
This genomic stretch from Castanea sativa cultivar Marrone di Chiusa Pesio chromosome 1, ASM4071231v1 harbors:
- the LOC142642023 gene encoding receptor-like serine/threonine-protein kinase SD1-6; the encoded protein is MASKLVTLLFLLHFLPLKSYCSTQQSWIKAGYYYSGSETVISDINSKLFTHLLCAFAYINSSNYHLSINSSTEQKFSTFTNTVKLKNPLVTTLLSVWVGREDSPIFLSMINQSAFRNSFIQSSIETARFYGFHGIDLCGVLPSKSSDMTNLDTLLNEWRIAVVSEAKNSSKSELLLVMSGYYLPALDSVSYPIESMMKNLDWVHVTAYDYYVPRIDNFTYTHAALYDPMNGANTDSGIKEWKRRGFLLSKLVLGLAYHGYAWTLLDPNNNAMGAPAIGPAVTADGSMGYKFIKSYLRSFPSEAASVYNATYVVNFCTIGPTWINYDDVEAVKAKVSYARQSGLLGFNVFQVGNDDNWVLSRAAQGEDEDQHNKSHRLLIILPTAVAVMLLLSSIICYLQSRVIKSRCCIDRVKRLLYKVRIKILAAEDLNDNASNLQVFSYSAINAATNNFSSENKLGKGGYGPVYKGKLRNGQEIAVKRLSRTSNQGLEEFKNEITLTARLQHVNLVRVLGYCTEREENMLIYEYMPNRSLDLYLFDPPRCSLLDWRKRVDIIEGVTQGLLYLQEYSNFIIVHRDLKASNILLDNEMTPKISDFGMARIFGKDEHEANTGRIVGTYGYVPPEYVKKGIYSMKFDVYSFGVLLLQIISGKRNTRYYGTHDNLNLLDYAYELWKEGRGFEFIDPSLDDSCSYYKLLRCMQVALLCVQENPVDRPSMLEVSSMLKNETGAISNPKKPAFSIQIDENEEEKCPLQEKMCSVDDATISQVVPR